The Piliocolobus tephrosceles isolate RC106 chromosome 3, ASM277652v3, whole genome shotgun sequence genome has a window encoding:
- the C3H4orf36 gene encoding uncharacterized protein C4orf36 homolog: protein MAYGLPRKNTVKTILRGSCYNVQEPWDLALLAKTWYTNLANIKLPFLEEISFGGSVQLTKCNTVKDGLLPSAESIKLEREYEVKRLCKLKCQENTSEEIKLLLRERPAGLRRPLPSK from the exons ATGGCGTATGGATTACCAAGAAAGAACACAGTGAAAACCATTTTGCGGGGCAGTTGTTATAatgt ACAGGAACCTTGGGATCTTGCACTGCTTGCAAAGACCTGGTACACGAACCTAGCCAATATCAAGTTGCCTTTCTTGGAAGAAATTTCATTTGGTGGTTCTGTGCAGCTCACAAAATGTAACACCGTTAAAGATGGACTGCTCCCTTCTGCAGAAT ccaTCAAACTCGAAAGGGAGTATGAAGTGAAGCGTCTTTGTAAACTGAAATGTCAAGAAAATACATCTGAGGAAATTAAGCTTCTCCTGAGGGAAAGGCCAGCCGGTTTAAGAAGACCTCTTCCATCTAAATGA